The Limnospira fusiformis SAG 85.79 genomic interval ACCGATAGATCAAGTTCTTAACTTCTTTTTCCCCGCTAATATCCTCCATGACCACCAAAGCCCCGCTGACTTTTTTAGGATCATTAATGTCAGACATGGAATTGATGGACAGGTTAATACTTTGGGGAATTTCCGAAGCCCCTGATAACAGGGTTTGATCGGGATAATATTGTTGGCGGTCTTTAGCATCTTTAGGTTTCAAAGCCAAATCGAACCACCGGGCGAAATCACCATCTTTCAGGTGGATTAACTCTCGTACCGATACGCCTTGAGTTACCTGGGATTCAGTGAGTCCCAGTAATTCCATAGCACATTCATTGGTAGCAATGATCCGACCCTCCTTGTCGGAAGAAATCACTCCATTAGTCAGACTGCGGAGAATGTCTTTCTGTCTTTGCTCTTGTTCTTTGACCTTTTGGAAGAGTTTGGCATTCTGAAGAGCAATCCCAGCTTGGATATTAAAAGCCCGCATAAATTCGAGATCATTTTTATTAAAGCTGGCTTTCCATTGCTCAGGAGGCTCTGGCCAACTAGCCGGGTCGTAAGGGGCGTACTCCCCCTGTTTTTTCTTGTTAATCAGTTGGGTAACACCGATTAGTTGCTTGTCAGCATTATAAACGGGCATACACAAGAGGCTACAGGTACGATACCCGGTTTTTTGGTCGGTTTTCTTCGATTGTTCAGAGCGATGGTCTGTGTATACATCGAAGGGGATCAGTAAAGGCTCACCACTTTCGGCAACAGTTCCCGCAAATCCTGCATTTCGGGGAATCCTGATTTCGGTCAGATTGCCATTAATGGGAATTTTGGTCCACAGTTCGTCTCGGTCTTCATCTAGTAGCCACAGAGTGCTGCGATCGGCATTCATTAACTCTTTAGCCTGATCCATCACATTGGTGAGGGTTTCTTGGAGGTCGAGACTGCTTTTGCTGAGGGCATTAACGGCATTCATCAGCGCGGAAGCCGCTCGCTGTCTCTGGGTGGCTGAATAGAAGGATTTAGACGATTGCAGGATCAGCCGAATGGACGGGGCGAACTCATGGAACACCTGTTCATCTTCCCCTGTAAAGCCGATAGTATCGACTTTTTCCTGGAGGGGGGATGATGGATTAATATCGGGTTTGAGTTTGTTTAATAGTTGTACTACCGCTACTAAATCGTCATTCTCATTCAGGAGAGGCATGGCGATCATAGTGTAGGTACGATAGCCATTTTTTTCATCAAATTTTTTGGCGGCCGCCGAGCGCGGATCATCATAGAAATCGTAGGGAATATTAACGATTTTCTTATGGGTGGCTGCTTCCCCGGCAATGCCAGCACTAGCCGGAATCCTTAATTCTAAGGGTTCTCCGTCTTCTCCTTTAGCAACTATAGACCAGAGTTCGTGCTTTTCTTCGTCCATCAGCCAGATCGTGGTGCGATCGGCGTTGAGAAGTTCTCCTGTTTTAAAGGTAATCGAGGATAACATTTCGTTAAGAATTGCCTCGAATCCCTGGGCATCCAGGAGATTGTCGAGCATCGACAGGGTTTCGTTAACGGTTTTTAGTTTATTTTCAACATCTTTAACAACTTCAACAAAGGTTTCTTTTTTTAGGGGGGCTAAA includes:
- a CDS encoding GAF domain-containing protein codes for the protein MPQNPAVSATVDVDVIDGDGNIFTSSRRPAGNSAGGKAPHGNNPSSSGLARTSGNFSNFLAPLKKETFVEVVKDVENKLKTVNETLSMLDNLLDAQGFEAILNEMLSSITFKTGELLNADRTTIWLMDEEKHELWSIVAKGEDGEPLELRIPASAGIAGEAATHKKIVNIPYDFYDDPRSAAAKKFDEKNGYRTYTMIAMPLLNENDDLVAVVQLLNKLKPDINPSSPLQEKVDTIGFTGEDEQVFHEFAPSIRLILQSSKSFYSATQRQRAASALMNAVNALSKSSLDLQETLTNVMDQAKELMNADRSTLWLLDEDRDELWTKIPINGNLTEIRIPRNAGFAGTVAESGEPLLIPFDVYTDHRSEQSKKTDQKTGYRTCSLLCMPVYNADKQLIGVTQLINKKKQGEYAPYDPASWPEPPEQWKASFNKNDLEFMRAFNIQAGIALQNAKLFQKVKEQEQRQKDILRSLTNGVISSDKEGRIIATNECAMELLGLTESQVTQGVSVRELIHLKDGDFARWFDLALKPKDAKDRQQYYPDQTLLSGASEIPQSINLSINSMSDINDPKKVSGALVVMEDISGEKEVKNLIYRYMTPAVAESLLASGEIKLGGTRKDVTVLFSDIRDYTTLTEKLQAEEVVSMLNEYFEEMVDTVLNHQGTLDKYIGDALMAVFGSPAPLPNHQWMAVQAAVEMRYRLIEFNDLRVSKGLMPIKIGMGLHSDEVISGNIGSSKRMELTSIGDGVNLASRLEGTTKQYGTDIVISENTYLPNADRLIVRELDLITVKGKSQPVRIYELVGIREGKQARPIPDEQQQIIDHYHRGREFYLKPAMEKLTDTDIVPLLAQLEDFSQSQLKQLSYNERELITQMLEEMSLLQLEEILGSNTVRRLSLAQLPATPPEEMADRMEEILSGLTPRETKKMLVAKLQQFTANDETKQMLADEGAHLAVSAVRKLIDLCRKKFASKAKESFRNAKHEFLAVLAIDAQNKAAKLHVDRCILYETTKPPSETWDGVWKLTEK